In Oncorhynchus masou masou isolate Uvic2021 chromosome 31, UVic_Omas_1.1, whole genome shotgun sequence, the sequence ACTCTGCAGCGTCGACTCCAGTACCTGAAGGTAATGCAGCAACCTGTCCTCCAGTTTCTGGGCATAGCATTCTCCATATTGGTCCTCCATCAAATCCTGAAAGAGAACCTGCAGATCAATACATATACTCcatcctacacacaatacctcaaccCTAGTGGAGGCGACAGGCATTGCTCCATCAAACCATCTCCATTGTTTTGGAGTTCCATCACAAGCAACTAAAGGCTGAGTGTAGCAAGAGGCTGGGTATATAGCATCCCCTACTGGACAGCAAAGGAACCACTACCCAGACTTTATAATGGCACTATCATCTCAGACTGGCCTTATTATGTATTCAGCATTGTCCGTCTTCTTCAGGAACCACTGAACCACTGAAGGTCTCAGTTCACATAGTTGAAGGTCACAAGGCATAAAGATGTCAATTACACCTATGTAATCATGCCAGTGTTCATTCTGGCACTCTTTTAGATTTAGTCTAGTCTTCGTCATTTTATATAATATTATTAAGTCTTAGTCACTTGAATAATGATTTTGTCTAGTTAGTGTCAAAATGACGAAAACAGTGGGCCATTTTAGTAAACTAAACTTTTATTTTAGTCACATCACATCATTAAAGTAAACACAAATGACTGTCTTCCATGTGCACAAACATAAATAGCCTTGTCTTACCAACATATTTTTCTGCATACCATCCTATTCTCTTCCCAACAGCAGAAATATGACAAACATACACTGTATAAGAATTATCTGGCCATGTAAATTCCTAATTCAGCCAACATAGATATTGCACATTATATACAAAAGAAAGACACCCAAtcgcagagagagacaaagagagtagCTCAATCACCTCAAAGTATTATGGGTTGCACCGCCGTAACTCGTCTCTCATCACTGCCAATGTTAGCAACATTCCACAGATGCCGCGGCCACATTGATGTGCAAAAGTAGAACGgagatattttttggtacccttccccagatccatggctcgacacaatcctctctctgagctctatgaacaattccttcaacatcattttcggtttttgctctgacatgcactgtcaactgtgggcccttatatagacaggtgtgtgactttccaaatccTGTTCGATCaatttaaatttaccacaggtggactccaatctagttgtagaaacatctcaaggatgatcaatgtaaacaggatgcacctgagctcaatttcgagtctcatagcaaagggtctgaatagttatgtaaataaggtatccgttttcactttgtcattatggggtatggtgtttAGATAGatgatgaaaaaaaaatattgaatcaattttagaataagtctgtaagaaaatgtggaactagtcaaggggtctgaatactttccaaatgcactgtatatagctaggcaatgaggtaacatgactgaacaaggtgtagCCTAAACAAATATTTAACGGTCTAGTCTGTAAGCAGCCTAGTTGTAGAATGGTCGCGATATGCTTTATGAATGTAAAATTTGCCACCAATGCACAATAGAaagaaaaataaaatgtaacaatGGTATTACGAGTCATATCTTTTGAATGGTAATGGCTAGAATCAAACCGTTTTCTCTGAGGAAAGACTTGGATGTTGGCTACATAACCTGGCTATGAAATTCAGTGGGGAAAGTGCAAGGGTTGAGCGAGACTACAAATTCAAAAACGTTTCTATAGTCAACAGGGATAAAAACATACTGTTGTGTCCTTTCCACTGATTAACAGAACTGTGCAATCTGTGCTGCTAATATTAAAATTGTGCTTACCACTGAAAAGCTCTCAATCTCGCCAAAAACTCTTGTTCTGTCCCCTTAGTAGTCCGATTTTAGTCAAAGAGAATTTCAACTCATCTAgactaaaataaaacatttgcttTGTTCTAGTTCTTTTCTGGGTGTATTTAGTCAGTTATAGTCTCGTCAATTGCCACTGAAAAATAGGGGTTTGATGAATATTTGTCATTATTTTTGTTGACGAATTTAACACTGAATCGTGTGAGACAAAGAGGGGAATAGAAAGGGAGCGTTAAACAGACGATGGGGATTTAGCTAACCTTGATATAAGAGTTACGCATGGACATGTCCATTGCAAGAGTCTGGGCCAAAGCCTTAAAGTCCTGGTGGTTCTTCCTCATTAGGTGCATCTCTTGTCGGCTCTGAAGAGGAGCAAAGAAAGGCGACATTTAGCTCAGCAACCCAAAACTCACTGGGTCGGTCAGAGATGCTGATACTCTGATATACAACTGATTCAGTTTAGTCAACAGTGTCATCCAAAGTAATCAAATAAGGCAGTTATAATGCATTTACTTACACATTCATGGTACTGAGGTAGTCTACTTGGAAAAAACTTAATGATCTTCAAAACAGTGTTGACAATACCTTGGTCTTCCCGAAGCATCCACATAATTATCTGTACCAGAATACAAATCAAACACAGCTGCTCATTTTGTTCCACCAAAACTCAAATCAACAAACACAGCATAGTTAAAATAACTGTACCTGAACAAGTCAGCCCAACTTATTAGTAGGCATACATGGCCTTGGAAACCTCTCTATGCATCCACATATTGCGATTTCCCACTCCTTTCCTGTAACTGTTCTCTACCTTATGTGAAACCTCTACATACCTTGGTCTTGAGGCCAAacatgattttcatgtgtttgatagGGGGCACCAGTCGTGGCAGCAGTGTATACGTGACATCCATGAACTGCATCACCCTCTCAAAGCTCTTGATGTCTCTTGTCTTCATTATAGAATACGCCTGGGCTGCTGCCACCCGTAACCTCCATGGCTCATCTAGGGTGACAGATTGTAGGTCATCCTCTGGCCATCTGCTGGGGTCCAAACCTAGAGAACACAAACAAACAGGGATATAACAAATAGGTAAAACTTTTAAAGGAATGTCATCTATCATGTCAATTTATCAGCTTGAGGTTATTAATATCATGTTTCAATTCCATTTTTACCATCTTATTGACTAAATTTAACTTAATTATGTTTTGCATGTCCTATATTAGCCCATATAGGTCTAATAATATAATTGAATTAGTGTCAACTATTTAAAATAATATATTCTGTTTATAAACGGGTGGTTATGCAACTTCGGGCACTTTGACTGGGCAAAATTAAAACT encodes:
- the LOC135524474 gene encoding TERF1-interacting nuclear factor 2; translated protein: MEGRGLENHFNPSEIKCLEIIPTLPMWIIEYAWAHRMMDTLDGLDPSRWPEDDLQSVTLDEPWRLRVAAAQAYSIMKTRDIKSFERVMQFMDVTYTLLPRLVPPIKHMKIMFGLKTKIIMWMLREDQGIVNTVLKIIKFFPSRLPQYHECSRQEMHLMRKNHQDFKALAQTLAMDMSMRNSYIKDLMEDQYGECYAQKLEDRLLHYLQVLESTLQSDTYFDQLLKQEGPMAYEEELLLPLITCDSTSLAASLKRLFHSGQQTQHIS